The following proteins are co-located in the Myxocyprinus asiaticus isolate MX2 ecotype Aquarium Trade chromosome 44, UBuf_Myxa_2, whole genome shotgun sequence genome:
- the LOC127434773 gene encoding transgelin-3-like has translation MANRGPSYGLSREVQEKIDQKYDPELESRLVDWIITQCGGNIERPQPGKQNFQNWLMDGTILCRLINSLYPRGKEPINKIPETQMAFKQMEKISQFLQAAEAYGVITTDIFQTVDLWEGKDMAAVQRTLMALGSVALTRDDGHYRGNRDWFHRKSQSNRREFSEEQLRHGQNLIGLQMGSNRGASQSGMTGYGMHRQIM, from the exons ATGGCAAACAGAGGACCCAGTTATGGACTGAGCCGTGAGGTGCAGGAGAAGATAGATCAAAAGTATGACCCAGAGTTGGAGTCTCGGCTGGTAGACTGGATCATCACACAGTGTGGAGGAAACATAGAGAGACCACAGCCAGGGAAACAAAACTTTCAAAACTGGCTCATGGATGGCACT ATTCTCTGTAGACTCATTAATAGTTTGTATCCGCGTGGTAAGGAGCCTATTAACAAGATCCCAGAGACTCAGATGGCCTTTAAGCAGATGGAAAAGATCTCCCAGTTCCTTCAGGCAGCTGAAGCATATGGAGTAATCACCACAGACATTTTTCAGACAGTGGACTTATGGGAAG GAAAAGATATGGCTGCTGTCCAGAGAACTCTAATGGCCCTGGGTAGCGTTGCTCTCACCAGAGACGATGGGCATTACCGAGGTAACCGAGACTGGTTTCACAG AAAGTCTCAAAGCAACCGGCGAGAGTTTTCTGAGGAGCAGTTGCGCCATGGTCAGAATCTGATTGGCTTGCAGATGGGCAGTAACCGTGGGGCATCTCAATCTGGCATGACTGGTTATGGCATGCATCGGCAGATTATGTAA